From a single Muntiacus reevesi chromosome 14, mMunRee1.1, whole genome shotgun sequence genomic region:
- the CDH10 gene encoding cadherin-10 isoform X2: MTRVAVFVRILDVNDNAPQFAVFYDTFVCENARPGQLIQTISAVDKDDPLGGQKFFFSLAAVNPNFTVQDNEDNTARILTRKNGFNRHEISTYLLPVVISDNDYPIQSSTGTLTIRVCACDSQGNMQSCSAEALLLPAGLSTGALIAILLCIIILLVIVVLFAALKRQRKKEPLILSKEDIRDNIVSYNDEGGGEEDTQAFDIGTLRNPAAIEEKKLRRDIIPETLFIPRRTPTAPDNADVRDFINERLKEHDLDPTAPPYDSLATYAYEGNDSIAESLSSLESGTTDGDQNYDYLREWGPRFNKLAEMYGGGESDKDA; this comes from the exons ATGACTCGAGTGGCTGTTTTCGTGAGAATTTTGGATGTTAATGACAATGCCCCACAATTTGCTGTGTTCTACGACACTTTTGTCTGTGAAAATGCCAGACCAGGACAG cTAATACAGACTATAAGTGCAGTAGACAAAGATGATCCTTTAGGTGGACagaaatttttcttcagtttagCTGCTGTCAATCCAAACTTCACAGTACAAGACAATGAAG ataaCACTGCCAGAATTTTAACCAGAAAAAAtggattcaatagacatgaaatAAGCACTTACCTCTTGCCCGTGGTGATTTCGGACAACGATTACCCGATTCAGAGCAGCACGGGCACGCTCACCATCCGAGTGTGTGCCTGCGACAGCCAAGGCAACATGCAGTCCTGCAGCGCCGAGGCCCTGCTCCTGCCTGCTGGGCTCAGCACCGGGGCCTTGATCGCCATTCTCCTCTGCATCATCATTCTGCTGG ttaTAGTAGTACTGTTCGCAGCTCTGAAAAGACAGCGGAAAAAAGAGCCTCTGATCTTGTCCAAAGAAGATATCAGAGACAACATCGTGAGCTATAATGATGAAGGTGGAGGAGAGGAGGACACTCAGGCCTTTGATATCGGCACCTTGAGGAATCCGGCCGCTATTGAGGAAAAAAAGCTGCGGCGAGATATTATTCCAGAAACCTTATTTATCCCCCGGAGGACTCCGACGGCCCCGGATAACGCGGACGTCAGGGATTTCATCAATGAAAGGCTCAAGGAGCACGACCTGGACCCCACGGCGCCTCCCTACGACTCGCTGGCTACCTACGCCTACGAAGGGAACGACTCCATCGCCGAGTCTCTCAGTTCCTTGGAATCAGGTACCACTGACGGAGACCAAAACTACGATTACCTCCGAGAATGGGGCCCTCGGTTTAACAAGCTGGCGGAGATGTACGGCGGCGGGGAAAGCGACAAAGACGCTTAA